In Aureimonas sp. AU20, the genomic window GAAATCGGCCATGCTCTCGATGAAGCCGACCAGGAAGGCATTGGCGAGACCGGGGCGCATGAGCGGGAAGGACACGGTCCAGAAGGTGCGCCAGCGATCGGCGCGCATGGTCTGGGCCGCCTCCTCCATGGAGGGGCTGATGCCCTCCACCACGCCGATCAGCACCATGAAGGCGATGGGCGTGAAGCTCAGCATCTGCGCGATCCAGATGCCGGGCATGCCGTAGAGCCAGCGGCCGCCGTCGAGGCCGGTCAGCGAGGCGATGCCTGTGGTGACGACGCCCGAGCGCCCGAACAGGAGGATCATCGCCAAGCCGATCACGAAGGGCGGCGTGATGATGGGCAGGATGGTGAGAAGCCGCAGGATGCGCTTGAAGGGAAAGCGCGTGCGGGTCGCGACCAGCGCAAAGGCAAGACCCAGAACGGTCGTGCCAAGGCCCGTCATGATGGCGAGAAACATCGTGCGCCAGGCTAGGCCGCAGGTGCCGGAGCCGGTGAGGCAGGCGAGCGACCAGATCGACGGGTCGCGGATGTTGCGGGTGAAGCTGGTCGCGTCGAACGAGCCGTCCACCGCCTGGAACGCGCCGATGAAAAGGCTCGCCAGGGGATAGAGCACGAAGGCCGAGACCAGCGCCACGACGAAGGTGATGGCCGAGAGAACGAAAGCGTCGCCGCGCAGCCAGCCCCTCTCGGCCGCGCCGAAGGCAATCAGCAGAAGGAAGGTGCAGGCCAGCGCGAAGGCGCCGAGGCCGAAGGGCGGCTGGCCGTCGGCAAGCGGGCCGAACACGGCTTCCCAGCCGCTCCAGTTCCATCCGCCATAGCCAATCGACAGCCCTTCCAAGACAAGGGCAGCCAAGCCGAGCGCCCCCAGCGCCGCGATCCGCCCACCCCTCGCCCGGCCCGGCGTCTGAAAGCGCAGGGCCACGGCAAGCGCCAGCGGCAGGATCGGCAGAAGCAGCCAGGGCGCCGGGCGCAGCACGATCTGCGCCAGCGCCGGCGCGCCGGACCCGCCCAAGGGATAGGCTTCGAGCCAGCCGAGGCTCAAGAGCCCGCCCTCGATCCCGTACCAGGGCAGAAGCGCGAGCGCGAGAAGCCCCAAGAGAAGGGCTCCGTCCAAACGGCGAAGTCGACGGTCCATCGGCATGTCCTCAGGCAGCGGGCGGAGAGGCCTCGTCGGCCCGCTCCACGGCCAGAACGGGCGCCGCCGCACATGGGCGACGCCGCGAGATCGCTTAGTTGGCGATGGCGCCGATCTCGCGATCCCAGCGCTCCAGCAGCGCCTTGCGGGTTTCCGAATTGCCGTATTTGGCGAAGTCGTAGTCGATCAGTTTGATCTCGGTGAGCTTGGGCGCCTCGGGGGGCACGGCGGCCGTCTTGTTGGACGGCAACTGGAAGGAGTTCGCCTCCGCCGCGCGCGACTGGACCTCGGGGCTCAGCGCCCAGTCGTAGAAAACCTTGGCGTTTTCCAGGTTCTTGGCGCCCTTGACGATCGACATGGAGCCGACCTCGAAGCCCGTGCCCTCGCAGGGCGCGACGGTCTTGATCGGGAAGCCTTCCTTGGTCATGGCCACGGCGTCATGCATGAAGACGATGCCGAGCCCGGTCTCGCCGCGCGCCGCCGCCTTGACCGGCGCCGAGCCGGACTTGGTGTATTGCGTCACGTTGGCGTTGAGCGCCTTGAGATACGCAAAGGCCGGCTCCTCGCCCATGATCTGGACCAGCGTCGCCAGCGCGTTGTAGGCGGTGCCCGAGGAGTTCGGATTGGCGACCTGGATCTCGCCCTTGTAGGCGTCCGCCGTCAGGTCCTTCCAGCATTTGGGCTCGGCGAGCCCTTTCTTCGCGAAGATATCGGTGTTGTAGCCCCAGCCGAGCGCGCCGGAATAGATGCCGACCGTCCTGAACCCTGAGACCTCCGCCTGCTTCTGCGCCCAGGGTTGCAGGTCGCCCAGGCGCGGCGACTTGTATTCCACGGTCAGCTTGTCTTCGGCAGCCTGCAGATGCGGGTCGCCCGTGCCGCCCCACCAGAGATCGGTCTTGGGATTGCGCGCTTCGGCGCGGACACGCGCATAGGCCTCGCCCGAACTCATGCGCACCATGTTCACGGCGATGTCGGAATGGTCCTTCTCGAACGCCGTTTCCATCAGCTCGCACCATTTCACGTCGGCGGCGCAGATGAGGTTCAGCGTCCCCGCCGCGCTGGCCGGCAGGGCGCTGGCGGCAAGCGTGAAGAGGACGGTGGTTGCTTTCAAGCCCATGCGCATTGTCGAAGCCTCCCAGCTGTTATCGTCTTTGCACTCGTGTGCAAGCTCGGTGAAGGGGACCGTCTTGTCAATGTGGGAAAGGTCGGAGATAGTGGCCTAAATGTGCTGCAATGCAGTGCACCGGCTGGAATGAGGTTCGGCATGGAGTTCGATCGGGACCGATCGGCGGCGTTCGCGAGCGCTTCGGAAGTGGCGCGCCTGGCGGGCGTGTCGCGCTCGGCGGTGTCGCGCGCCTTCACGCCCGGCGCCAGCATCTCAGTGGAAACGCGGGCCAAGGTCGAGGCGGCGGCGCGCGAACTCGGCTACCACGTCAACCATCTGGCGCGCGGGCTGATCCGCCAGCGCACGGGCATCGTCTGCCTCGTCGTCGCCGACATCCACACGCCCTATCTCTCGCGTCTTCTCGACCACATGTCGCGTGCCCTGCAGGCGGCGGGTAAGGTCGTGATGGTGCTGAACGCAGGCCGCGAGGCGCTGCATGTCGAGGATGCGCTGCGCCAGACGCTGAACTACCGGGCCGACGCGACCATCGTCCTGTCCGGCACGCCCTATCGCTCGATCGCGCAGGCCTGTCTCGACAGCGGCCAGCGCCTCGTTCTTCTCAACCGAGACGACCATCTGTCCGGCACGGTCAATCTCGCCGTCAACAACGATCTGGCAGCGCGCACGGCGGCGACGCTGTTTCGCCGCAGTGCCTATCGCCGGCCCGCGCTGGTCGCGTCCGGCGTCGGCACGCCGAGCCTCATCGCACGCTGCGCCAGCTTTCAGGACGCGCTGCGCGCGGAGGGCCTTTCGCCGCGCGTCTGGAGCCAGGGGCCGACGGCCTATGAAAGCGGTCTTCAGGCCGGCACGGCGCTGTTCTCCTCCGCCGAGCCGCCGGACTGCGTCTTCGCGGTGACCGACCTTCTGGCTTGCGGCGTGATGGACGCGGCCCGCCATCGTTTCGGCCTTCGCATTCCCGAGGATGTCGGAATCATCGGCTTCGACGATATCGAACAGGCGGGCTGGGCCTCCTACGAACTCACCACCTTCGCCCAACCGTGTCAGGAAATCGCCGAATGGACGGTGCGCCTCGTCGCGGACGGTGCGGAACAGGGATCGGCAGCCGACCGCATCTTCGACGCCCCGCTCGTCTGGCGTAACTCGGTCCGGTCGGGCAGCGCTTGAGGGCAGGCGCAGTGGGGATGTCCGGCAGGGATTGGCCTGCTGGCGAATGTCCAGGCAAGACGGAAACGCTCTGCCTGGACATGCGATGAGGCGTTCTAAGCGCGTCGGCGCGTCGCGACGAAGGTGACCGCGCCTGCGGCGACGCCGGCGAGCATCCACTTGATGGGCAGGACATCGGCCGTTTCGGAACGGATCGGCAGCACCGTGACCGAGCCACGATCATTTTCGACGCCCATCTTCCCTTCGGCCTTGGCGGCCGCGATCGCCTCCGGCGAAACGACCCATTCGGCGCCGCGCTTCTGGTCGTAGATCATCAGGCCACCCCCAACCAGGACGGCCAGAACGAGCGCGAGCGCGAGGCGCGGCAGAAGAGACATCAGCTTGAACTCCAGTCTTACATTCAACAAACAGGAGCGCGTGTATCAGAGACGACCACGTTGCGGAAAACGCGCGCGCCTCGGCTCGCACCTAGCTGAACCCGCCTTTCGCTGCGCGAACTCGCCGATCTCGGTCTCGCGCGCGTGGACGTCCCGGCCACCGCTCGCCAGCGGACGCGCTAACAGTTTCTCGCTTTCGCCTCGGCCGGTCCTCCCCCGGTCGCGGCGCTCGAGCCGAACGGGTCCTCCCCCCTTTCGGCTGCTCCCTCACGAGCTTGCCGGTCTTTCCCCGGCGAGGGCGTTTTCGTTTGTGTTTGGCGCAAGACGCGAAAACGCCCGCTTCCGGTTCTCCCGTGAAGGCCCTCGAAGAGGCGCGGGAGATCGGAGGCGGGCGTTGGTCGGCGGGCCGCCTTTCGGCGACAGTGTCAGCTTAGAGGCGGTATCAGTTCAAAAAGGCCGCGTCGGAGCCCGGGACCATGTCAGGCGCGATGCTCGTGCCCGAGCGAGTCGCGTGGGCCTGCGCGGGGGCGGCCTTAGGTGCGCTGCTTAGGAAGGCGGCGTCGGAACCGGGGACCAGATCGCTGTTCGAGCCCGGCTGCGCCGCGCCCAAGGTGGCGGTGTGGGGCATGCCGTAGCGGGTGGTCGAGGTCGTGGAGTGAGCGGGGGTCGCCTGCGAATAGAAGGCGGCGTCGGAGCCCGGGACGATGGAGTCGGCGAAGGCGGGAGCGGCGGTCGCGGCCATCGAGGCGAAAGCGATAAGGGTGACGAGCTTCATGATCTTTAGTCCTTGCCAAAACGGATCTCTCGGCCCTTGTGAACTCGCGAGTCGATTGCGATCCTTGAAGCCAGGATCGTCCCTTTCTGTTATGAAGGGAACTGAAGTCTTGTCAGCGCGGATGTGAATTCCATGCACTTCAGGCAGTTCGATCTGAATCTCCTGCGCGTCTTCGAAGCCTTGTTCGAAGAGCGCAACGCCACCCTCGCCGGGCGTCGGCTTGGCCTCAGCCCCTCGGCGGTCAGCCACGCGACGGCGCGCCTGCGGGAGGCAGTGGGCGACCCGCTCTTCGTTCGCGTGCCGGGCAAGATGGTGCCGACCCAGCGCGCGCTGGAGATCGCCCCGGCGATTCTGGACATCCTGCGCCAGTTGCAGGACGTTCTGGAAAACAGGGGGTTCGTCGCCGCCGAGAGCACGCGCGAGTTCGTGGTGGCCACGGTGCCCTACGTGTCTCTCGTGATCGTGCCGCCCCTTCTGCGCGTCTTGAGGGCCCATGCGCCCCATGTCCGGCTGCGGACCGTTCATCTCTCCGACCATTCGATGCGCGATCTTCAGAACGGCGATCTCGACGCGGTTCTGGTGCGCACGCGCGGCCAGCACGACGCCGTGGAGTGCCATGTCCTGTTCGAGGAAACGCTGGCCTGGGTGGTTCGGGCGGATCATCCCGCCATACGCGACGGGCTCACCCACGAGCGGTTGCGAACCATCCCCTTCGCGCGAATTTCGTCGCCCGACCTTTGGACGCAGCAGATGGGCGAGCGAACCGGCTCGGCCTATGTCGATCTCATCCATAGCGAACGGCAAGGCTGCGGGCCGGAGCCAGCCTGCGACCCCGCCGTCGTGGTGCCCGACAGCTTGAGTGCGCTCATGCTCGTTCTGGAAAGCGGCTTCACCGCGCTGCTGCCACGCCGCATCGCCACGCGCTCACTGCTGGCGCCCCAGTTGCGAACGCTCGAAACGGCCGCACAATCGCCGGCGGCTCAGATCGGCGCCTATGTCGCGACCCGCTCCAAGACAGACCCCGGCGTGGAATGGCTGCTGGCGCGGGTGCACGAGGCAGCCGAGATGACGGACGGGGTTCTCGCGTCGGAACTTGTCGCGGTTTGAGAAACTCTGCGTTGGCAGATGGTGAGTCTGCGTCGCGACACTGGCCAAACGGCATTCTCCGGATTAGATTTAGCTAAGTTAGCTAATAGGAGGCTGGAATGCAGGTGACGGTTCATGTTGCCAAGACGCAGCTCTCGAAACTGATCGAGGCCGCGATCGCCGGCGAGGAGGTCGTGATCGCCAAGGGCAAGCGCCCCGTGGCGAGGATCGTCCCCATTGCTCAAGGGCGCTTCACGATCGGCCTCCTGAAAGGGCAGTTCGCTGGCGAAGGCCCCGACTTCTTCGAACCCATGAGCGAGGACGAACTGGCGCTGTGGGAAGGGTCCACGTGAGGTCGGTTCTTCTCGATACGCATGCCTGGGCGTGGTCTCTGACGGGCGACGCGCGCCTGTCAGTCAGGGCCACGAGCGCCATGACGGAGGCCGAGACCGTGTTTGTCAGCGCGATTAGCCTGTTCGAGATCGGCCAGAAGGTGCGTCTCGGCAAATGGCCCGAGATGGAGCCGTTTCTTCACCGGCTGGTCGAGCTGGCCGAGGAACAAGGCGCCCGCCTCGTGCCCTTGTCGGCGGAGGCCAGCCTTCTGGCCGCCACGCTGCCCTGGGCGCACCGCGATCCCTTCGATCGGATCATCGGCGCGACGGCGATGGCCAAGGGATTGACTCTGGTGTCGGCCGACGCCGCCTTCGAAGGCCTTGCCGGAGAGCCGAAATGGCCCGGTCGGCTGTGGTGATTGCGGCGCTCTCGCGTCACCACTTCGATCTCCCAACCTGACCCTTGCCCGCGCACCGTTGAGGGTCCCGAAAGAAGTATCGCTTACGATCATCTCGGAACGAGGATTGTGGGCGAGATGACGTTGAGCTTGGCGAATCTGACCGCGATCCGCAGCCGCCGGGAGATGCGGATCAAGATCGCGATCGCGACCTTCGGGATCGTTGCCGTGACGGACGGTGTCGATGCGCTCGTCAACCTCTACACGCAGCCCGACCGGCTCTGGCCTTCCTTCGTTCAAACGACCCTTGTCGCGGCGGCCATGTCGCTTCTGTTTCTCTGGCTGCTGGCGCGGTCGAACCTGCGCCTGTTCGAACTGAAGGAGCGCTTCGAGGCGCTGGCTCTGACCGACATCCAGACCGGTCTCCTCAACCGGCGCGGCTTCTTCGCCCGCCTCGACAAGGCGAGAACCGCCGGTGCCGACCTCACGCTCGGCGTGGTCGACGTCGATCATTTCAAGCGGATCAACGACACCTACGGGCATCTCGTCGGCGACTACGTCATCGCCGAGATCGGGCGCCTGCTGAACGACGCGCTGAAGGACCCGCATTTCGTCGGGCGCGTGGGCGGCGAGGAGTTCGCGGTCGCCCTGAGCGGCATGACGCCGAACGAGGCACTCCTGACGGGGGACCGGTTGCGGGGCAAGCTCTCCGAGATCGGCGGACCGCCGCTTCCCGCCAATCTCACGGTGACGGCGAGCATCGGCCTGGCGCACATGGGAGAGGAGGAGAGCATGATCTCCTACGCGCGCGCCGACCGCGCGCTCTACGACGCCAAGCACAGCGGCCGAGACGTCACCATCAGCGCCGATCTGGAAACGGGCGGCAACATCGTTCGAATGCCGCTCGCCGCCCGTGCGCCGAGCCCGGCCCAGGCGGAGTGCGCGACGGGCCAGTGACAGTGCGGGCGCGGTCGATGTGAGGCGAAGCGAGGAATTCCGGAACGAAGGGATCGATAGCAGGCGAAAGCTTGAGTCCGCGCGGGGTTGGAACGGAAGAGTCGGGCGAGGCTTTCTGTCATCCAACGCCTTAAAGGACTTGTTATGACGCGCGTGTCCCGCCTCGCCCTGGCTCTCGCCACGGCCACCCTGCTTTCGACCGCAGCCCTTGCCCAAACCGCCGCCCCGGCCCCCGCAGCCGACGCCTCGAAGCCCATGGCGCAGCCCGCCCCCGAGATGAAGGCCGTTCTCGACAAGCTGACCGCGCTCGGCGCCAAGCCTATCGGCACGCAGTCTGTCGAGGAAACCCGCAAAGGGCCGACCCCCGCCGACGCCGCCATGGCGGTGATGAAGGAAAAGGGCATCCAGCCCGACGCCGCGTTCAAGGCCGTGAAGACCCGCGACCTGACGATCCCCGGCGCCAGCGGCCCGATCCCGGTTCGCATCTACACGCCGGAGGGCACCGGCCCATTCCCGATCGTCGTCTACTTCCATGGCGGCGGCTGGGTGATCGCCGATATCGACACCTACGACGCCTCGGCGCGCGGCATCGCGGCCGGCGCCAAGGCCGTGGTGGTCTCGGCCGACTATCGCCACGCGCCCGAGCACAAGTTCCCCGCCGCGCATGAGGACGCGAACGCGGCCTATAAATGGGCGATCGAGAACTCCGGCTCCTTCAACGGCGATGCGAAGAAGGTCGCGCTCGTGGGCGAGAGCGCCGGCGGCAATCTCGCGGCCAATGTCGCCATCACCGCGCGCGACCAGAAGCTGACCGCGCCGCTGGCCGAGGTGCTGGTCTATCCCGTCGCCGGCAAGGACATGACGACGCCGTCCTATGTCGAGAACGCCGAGGCCATGCCCCTGTCGAAGAAGGCGATGGAGTGGTTCGTCTCGAACGTCTTCGAGTCCAAGCAGCAGGCCGCCGACCCGCGCCTCGATCTCGTGAACCGCTCCGACCTCGCGGGCCTTCCGCCCACGACGATCATCAATGCCGAGATCGACCCGCTCCGCTCGGAAGGCGAAATGCTGGCCGGGAAGC contains:
- a CDS encoding type II toxin-antitoxin system Phd/YefM family antitoxin encodes the protein MQVTVHVAKTQLSKLIEAAIAGEEVVIAKGKRPVARIVPIAQGRFTIGLLKGQFAGEGPDFFEPMSEDELALWEGST
- a CDS encoding GGDEF domain-containing protein, whose amino-acid sequence is MANLTAIRSRREMRIKIAIATFGIVAVTDGVDALVNLYTQPDRLWPSFVQTTLVAAAMSLLFLWLLARSNLRLFELKERFEALALTDIQTGLLNRRGFFARLDKARTAGADLTLGVVDVDHFKRINDTYGHLVGDYVIAEIGRLLNDALKDPHFVGRVGGEEFAVALSGMTPNEALLTGDRLRGKLSEIGGPPLPANLTVTASIGLAHMGEEESMISYARADRALYDAKHSGRDVTISADLETGGNIVRMPLAARAPSPAQAECATGQ
- a CDS encoding LysR family transcriptional regulator; this translates as MHFRQFDLNLLRVFEALFEERNATLAGRRLGLSPSAVSHATARLREAVGDPLFVRVPGKMVPTQRALEIAPAILDILRQLQDVLENRGFVAAESTREFVVATVPYVSLVIVPPLLRVLRAHAPHVRLRTVHLSDHSMRDLQNGDLDAVLVRTRGQHDAVECHVLFEETLAWVVRADHPAIRDGLTHERLRTIPFARISSPDLWTQQMGERTGSAYVDLIHSERQGCGPEPACDPAVVVPDSLSALMLVLESGFTALLPRRIATRSLLAPQLRTLETAAQSPAAQIGAYVATRSKTDPGVEWLLARVHEAAEMTDGVLASELVAV
- a CDS encoding ABC transporter permease yields the protein MDRRLRRLDGALLLGLLALALLPWYGIEGGLLSLGWLEAYPLGGSGAPALAQIVLRPAPWLLLPILPLALAVALRFQTPGRARGGRIAALGALGLAALVLEGLSIGYGGWNWSGWEAVFGPLADGQPPFGLGAFALACTFLLLIAFGAAERGWLRGDAFVLSAITFVVALVSAFVLYPLASLFIGAFQAVDGSFDATSFTRNIRDPSIWSLACLTGSGTCGLAWRTMFLAIMTGLGTTVLGLAFALVATRTRFPFKRILRLLTILPIITPPFVIGLAMILLFGRSGVVTTGIASLTGLDGGRWLYGMPGIWIAQMLSFTPIAFMVLIGVVEGISPSMEEAAQTMRADRWRTFWTVSFPLMRPGLANAFLVGFIESMADFGNPLVLGGSHGVLSTEIFFAVVGAQNDPARAAVLALVLLGFTLSAFLLQRLWLKGKSYTTVTGKGDSGRHVALDARLRLGSYAMVVPWVLFTLVVYAMILVGSVVRTLGLDNTLTLDHYRKAFSVAVGEGGLRWTGVAWNSFWTTMEIALIAAPLTAVVGLLSAYLLVRQRFAGREGLEFLLMLSFAIPGTVIGVSYVLAFNLPPIEMTGTAAILVVCFIFRNMPVGVRGGIAAMSQLDRSLDEASLTLGANTFTTLRRVVLPLLRPAITGALVYSFVRSITSISAVIFLVSAEYNMATSYIVGLTENGEYGVAIAYSAMLIVVMIAVIGLFQLVVGQRTLRREVRLAPAAVAAPLVPSKEKIA
- a CDS encoding type II toxin-antitoxin system VapC family toxin codes for the protein MRSVLLDTHAWAWSLTGDARLSVRATSAMTEAETVFVSAISLFEIGQKVRLGKWPEMEPFLHRLVELAEEQGARLVPLSAEASLLAATLPWAHRDPFDRIIGATAMAKGLTLVSADAAFEGLAGEPKWPGRLW
- a CDS encoding LacI family DNA-binding transcriptional regulator; translation: MEFDRDRSAAFASASEVARLAGVSRSAVSRAFTPGASISVETRAKVEAAARELGYHVNHLARGLIRQRTGIVCLVVADIHTPYLSRLLDHMSRALQAAGKVVMVLNAGREALHVEDALRQTLNYRADATIVLSGTPYRSIAQACLDSGQRLVLLNRDDHLSGTVNLAVNNDLAARTAATLFRRSAYRRPALVASGVGTPSLIARCASFQDALRAEGLSPRVWSQGPTAYESGLQAGTALFSSAEPPDCVFAVTDLLACGVMDAARHRFGLRIPEDVGIIGFDDIEQAGWASYELTTFAQPCQEIAEWTVRLVADGAEQGSAADRIFDAPLVWRNSVRSGSA
- a CDS encoding ABC transporter substrate-binding protein, with product MGLKATTVLFTLAASALPASAAGTLNLICAADVKWCELMETAFEKDHSDIAVNMVRMSSGEAYARVRAEARNPKTDLWWGGTGDPHLQAAEDKLTVEYKSPRLGDLQPWAQKQAEVSGFRTVGIYSGALGWGYNTDIFAKKGLAEPKCWKDLTADAYKGEIQVANPNSSGTAYNALATLVQIMGEEPAFAYLKALNANVTQYTKSGSAPVKAAARGETGLGIVFMHDAVAMTKEGFPIKTVAPCEGTGFEVGSMSIVKGAKNLENAKVFYDWALSPEVQSRAAEANSFQLPSNKTAAVPPEAPKLTEIKLIDYDFAKYGNSETRKALLERWDREIGAIAN
- a CDS encoding alpha/beta hydrolase, whose product is MTRVSRLALALATATLLSTAALAQTAAPAPAADASKPMAQPAPEMKAVLDKLTALGAKPIGTQSVEETRKGPTPADAAMAVMKEKGIQPDAAFKAVKTRDLTIPGASGPIPVRIYTPEGTGPFPIVVYFHGGGWVIADIDTYDASARGIAAGAKAVVVSADYRHAPEHKFPAAHEDANAAYKWAIENSGSFNGDAKKVALVGESAGGNLAANVAITARDQKLTAPLAEVLVYPVAGKDMTTPSYVENAEAMPLSKKAMEWFVSNVFESKQQAADPRLDLVNRSDLAGLPPTTIINAEIDPLRSEGEMLAGKLKAAGVATEQKTYAGVTHEFFGMAAVVPQAKDATAMAVAALTKAFAN